Genomic window (Argopecten irradians isolate NY chromosome 2, Ai_NY, whole genome shotgun sequence):
TTCCTATAGATAAGCAGCATATACAATGGTTTTTAAGCTCaaagaaataaaagttgtaGAATGTAAATACTAGgggttatttttcaaattaattccTACGCGAATACAACTATCCAAAGGTCATTTGCAAACGATCCgaaaattacaaaacaacaaaataaaaacgtctGATGGTTTACAGAGGTCGCTGAGCGTGACGGATAGCTGGTAGGAATAGAAACACAATGGCTGTCTTCGACAGAGGAATGTCTCATATTCATTCTGGAAAtaccttttctttttttttaacttgcaaTGTCAGCTTTTATCTTGTAGTTCCTTTAAAATAATTACGACCAACAGAAGTTCTGTTACACATTGCACGATCCATAAGTTCAACAGAAGAATTCTGTAACACCATATCATCAGCGGAATATTCATACCTTCAGATGCTGGATATACTGTCGATACAAAGAAGGATGGCTGATTTTCTTTGTGTTTGTATAGAACGAGGGAGACACTGTGTGTTCCTTTGTCTTTGTAGATATTGCTATAACAATGGTGTCACATACCGAGGAATCCACGGGCTGGGTGTTAGGATGTAATACTCTCGATTTCTTTCTCTCCGATTTCAATACATCCATAGTACATATATAGCATATTACTTGGGTGATATTTTAAGACTTCAAAGCAGCAACAAATTGTGATGAATGTttgagttttattagtttaacgtcctattaacagccaaggtcaggCTCAAGGTAGATGAAGAATACTCATGCCTGTGGAATAGAAAATAAacgttaacatttttttcttctgatatttgtttttataatagATAATACAACGCATTTTTTGAACGtttttcagttggcattcatagccaatatgaatgcaaactgaaCAGAGACAAGCGCGCTTCATgttgcgcttggtaaggttaaatagtgggactgcagtgaaaatgtaaatatacttatGTAAACTGTTTTAGTGTAATACTAAATAGTATCACCCTTTGATGTCAAACCTTTTTCTTAACACTACTTTACCGAAGGGAGTATTGAGGCAAGTGGACATATATTCAATCTAGCTTCAcaaatatgaacatttttttcacatacaGAGATGTACCTAATACAACATTGTAGAAATTAATGAACGTAGGTTGATGTTCAACTTAAAATCAAgacaaaatattacatgaactCTTACTAGATATATCAGCACATTGTAGGAATGTTTTATCgcataatttttttaatattttctattaTTGATATGATTTATTTGAATATGTTCTCTAAATATTTCTCCCAAAATACCGCCCAAGGCATGGTAAATGCACTTGGAGtcaatatcattacatgtacattttattatgattttaacATTATGTTAAATAATCAAGATTGTTTTCACTTTTTCATGCTACATAACCAATATAATTACCATATATCACTTACCTTAATGTATGTTCTTTGCACTGTTTGTACACTTCATTCGCGAAGACTGGTTTTAACACTGTATGATACTGGCATATAGTACTCATTTCTCTAACTTAAGCAAAATTGTCGGGTGATTTGATTGGACGCGTTGGTGTTTACTAAATGATGCAAACACGTCTATAaatagtttatattttgtatattaataGAACACTGTGTGATACTGGCGTTGTACTCATTTCTCTAACTTAAGCAAAATTGTCGTGTGATTGGATTGGACGCGTTGGTGTTTACTAAATGATGCAAACACGTCTATAaatagtttatattttgtaattagtcCAAGTCTGATTGTGCTTCTTTGTATCGTCAGCATTGTGTTCATATAGACACTGACATCTATCTACCTAGCTATTTTAGCAACAAGCTTAAGTAAAATAGggggaaaaaaagaaataaaaagcaaaaaatgcaaaaaaaaagagaaagaaaaaaaaagagagaaagaaataaaaaaaagaaagaaatataaaaaaaagagagagaaataaaaataaagaaaagaaaaaaaatataaaaaaggtgaaaaagaaaagaaaaaaacccactgtgaagtagaaaagataaatatatagttGCATGGTACCAAAAATTATATTACAAGTCTAAATGTGTGACTTGCTTAAGATTTTGCTACAGTAGGTCACTCCCAgtgttttgttattcaaagAAACACCATTTGTTAAATGGCAAACACAAAGATGATGATAGGCGATCACTACAAATAAGTCAATAGGTtgtatcaacaaaatatctaaatataaaatataattgtagtTAGATAGAGAAATAATGTGTCCCCACATAGTGCTACTTTGAATTTGTAGTTCACAAAACTATCACAcattatctttatataatagTTACGTcgtgtcatattttgcttaagcAGAAATGCAAATCTATTATCGGAGAAGGGACTTCCCAAGTGGTTATAAATAGAACACTGGAGGGTATTCCCCTATATACCTAACTAGTGTACACATAATCAACGCGTTTATATGGGTAAGATATACTAAAAGAAAAACAatcgtattgtagtagaatttACGACGTTGACAATGACAACATCATAATAAAAAACGGCTTGATGTAAATCAAACAAAGGTAATAGGACAGAAGAAAATACAGAAACGGTTCCATCAGGTAACTCCTAAGTGTTTTAAATTTTCGacatacataaaaaattattataatatggGTCATGTCTCATTCCAGAATGTGACTCGCGTGAGAGACAGTTTCTGGGTTACTTTTTCGAGTTTCGGGAGGCTGTGATAATTGAAACCCTTAGCTACCAGAAAACTTGAAATGTTACCCGAGTGTAGTGCCActgaatttaattttgttaaacactatgatttatgaaatattttagaaattataataatttcatttaaaaagaaatcGTGACAAACTTAAAGATCAGTGGGAATGgaattattaacattttttgtaagTTTAACGTCAtggatttcaatgaaattatttttttattcatttcagAAATTTGAAATGTATTCACATATAAACACCAAATCGCGATAGAAAACAAGcaagacattttaattaaacAGTTTATTTATTGTTCAACAGTATATGCAATAATGACTTTATCGAATGAACCCAGAACACGCTTACGTATTACTGTACTGCCATCTTTGACGTCACTTAACAACAATTATAACCGACATAAATTATCACAGCATATAGATCAAAGATGAAACCATTCAacaactttttttataaaaggcCAAGAGATAAAATCAAacacaaataaatgtatataaacacattacaCATGTCTGATTTCTGGTATAGATATGGAACacttatttcattttagtaCAATACAAATAACAACATGGACTCCATAAAGTACTAATTGTAATTTAAATGAGAATTTGAACGGGAAGATTTCAAAGATATTACAAAGGACATCATTTGATTTATTGCGAACcatcaaatttctttttttatatattccaTAGTTAATAAATATAGATGATAAAAATCAACAGTGTATAGCTAGGGTACTGATACATCTCATGGAAATGTATGCAAAGGTCCATTTCAAACTATTTGTGTGCAAAATTGTACACAATCATATCAGAAGCTGCTCCTCTACTCTCatcaaacacaaaataatgaaatataacatgatataaaggtacagtttgcaaaaaatgaaatgtttgaaagGTCGTAAGCTGAAAATTGAAGTATATTGTCACAATGTGTTAAAGATTCAAAATATTCCGAATAAGGCAATCGGTctcaggtcaaaggtcaagttCCGCGATGTCATCAATAATGTTTGCATATGTTACGATGTTTGGTTTCACTTCCTCCTCGAGAAATCTGTTCACctgtaaaaatacaaataaaagttgaaGTGACAAGTTTGATAATGCGCCGGGATCAAACAGATAGGCAAACGACCTAAAACGAATATATTTTTCCTGACACTAAGATATGCTGATTATGCCATTTAAAGCTTTTCAAGCAGTACTCGATCCAAAAATTCACCAACACATTACAAAATTGCAATTAGGAAAACCAGTTGTTCAGCCAACAATTTGTCAGACTTTATCAAAGTTGCAAAGGACCAAGTGAATTCATTTGACgaattttgttttcagaaaaatGGAATTAAGCTTGGTAATCATATAAAGATAGGCGATTGTTGACAGACAATAAAAATAACGCTTTAAGTTAGCTTTCGTTGATAACTAGCGTTAGAATACATATAATATTCAACTACTCAACCTGGTTTGGAGCTCGACCAATGAAGTTCTTCGGGTCAAATATATCATCAAGGCAGTTATGAATCGGTTGGAAGAATGATGATTTCCGGATCCGTTCAAGAAAGTCGTTATCACCACCATATTGCTTTATTTCGATCCCAGCCTCTTGGGATATAGAACGTATTTGTTCTAGACACTCCtgtcaaaatgtaaatgtaggattgatatgaatataaagtttaaaaagAATATAAGGACAAGTCGTGGAAACATTTGTAGAAGATTTGtatcaaaaattaaattcaaGATAGACCAAGGTGTTGCGGATGAGCAAGCGTTCCCATTTTTGACACCAACATATATACAGGTGAATGacaatataaaattgaaaaaagaaaacttGATGAAGTAACCGGAAGACCAGATTAAATAAATGGAATACCAACTCTCTCTCATCCTACTATACACAGGTCCATAGATTTATCTACAGAAGTGGAGTATCGGAAGACCTCACTATATAACCtgaaaatatgagtgatgattTAATAATCCCACTCCCTCTGAAGAAAATCCATACAACAAAcctaaaaaaatacaaagtgTACACAGACTAATTGTAGGAAGACTAACCTGCCTATTTCCACCAGCCTTGATCATGGCCTTCACGATGGCGTCGGTGGCCATAAATGGCAGTTCCTGTCTGATTCTTCTATCAATCACCtttttgaaacaaatataataatgacatcatcaatCTTAATCCTATATATGTCACCATAGCGTTAACTATCTATATAATAGTAACAGTTATAAACTGTGTCTCAAATTTTCAAAGATAGGAGATGAAGAATTTCGATCAATGCCATTCAAACAGTTGGTTAATCTTACATAACACTTTGCATTTATGTGTTCTTACCTTTGGGTAGACCACTAGCCCGTCCGAGACGTTATGGAGTGTACTAAGAACAATGTCGGCCGTAAGGAAGGCCTCAGCTAAACACACTCGTCTGtagtaaagggagataataaataatatatagcTGTACGTTATGGGGGTAATCagtatcatttttattttatgaagttttgaagaagaaaaattcATTGCAATAATTTAAGGATTTACTTAGTTATGTGCGGGATTATAACAAATATAGCAGAAAAAAACTACATACTTTCTGTTAGTATGGTTACAGACCTATTAGCGCTGTCATCAAGTGTCCGTTCCATCCATTGAACAGACGCCGTCATTAACGGGTCCTGAATTAGACACATCAGGTGTCGCGACAACGCACAGCAGCGTTCAGTCCGCATCGGGTTACGTTTGTAGGACACACCAACAGACCCTGTCAATGTTTAGGAACACAGTAACAGAACAACAATACCCATATATAATGTTATTACCACTTTCGCTGCTGCTACTGATGAAATTGCTAAAAGTCTTAAATAGTGATATTGATGATAAtaatcatgatgatgatgatgacgtcAACGATGGTAACTTttacacaaataataaaaaagtttttatcATCACAACCCTTGATTACTATTGTACTAAATCATCAACAGTAGGTTGTATTTTGTGGAAAATTCCAACGTGTGAAAAATGGATCAGCCTCATCAAATGATACCCTGTATTGAAAGCGAATACTGAATCCTCGTCTTTCATGCATCAGTTTAAAATTAGTGAATCGCAATACCTGAGTAGAAAGCGTTACGATATATCAACACTAGCTCTTCGCGTCTGGGTGTCTTCTTAGGATCCCAGATGGGCCAGTTGCGCGGTCCTGACATAGGTCAGATGATTCGTTCGCTGACCTATGtcagctttcctttaacttaaaAATCTACCAGTCCTTGAATGACCATGGCTGTATAATTGGAAGTGAAATTAATCACAAACAAGAGACATCAAAAATAATTCGAGATAAATACTACTTACCTGAGTGTTCTTTTTCAAAGGGTTCTTCGACTTCTTTGAAACTTGCTAATAATCGAATATCAGTACAAATCtgaaaacataatatataattacagatCTTAAATTGTACTACCATGCTAACCCCGCTCTTAACCTCACAAGCCTGGCTGACCATGCGTTATCACCGGTCCGATATCACAACAGTAAAAAGACGATAAATCGGCCCACCACATTTATGACATTCTTGTTGATATCCGTTCATATTCTCGAAAGATCGATTAAACCATTGGTTCATTATGACCTTGGCTGTAGATGCACCTTTCTCAGACTTTCTGATAACATACTGTTTATTTGTGTCAAATTAGGCTTCCGTCTTAAGTATCTTTATCCCATTGTTGAAACTCACATCCTAATTAGGACTTTCCGTTTTTGTGTTCccttttgaaaattaactttcCCATCATTAAAAGTTATCCTTCTAACTGTACCCTCAAATTCATGTGTCACACTTTATGGTCACGTATAGCTGTTACCGTCATTAGCCCAAAGTTCTGTGTTACAACCACGCTAGTCTAATACCAACTGTAAGCGTCCATTTGACGTCACACAACACACTAATCCCCACCTACCTTATGGACGCTTGACCCCATACTGGCTAGCGCACTAAGACAATCCACGTCCACTTTACGGCTGTACGTCTGGCCACAAATCAGGAAATTTCTGAAAATTAATATTCCATTGTAACATTATCAGATTTGAAGAGAGTGAAgaatgaagaaaagaaaatggtGGACCAATCTCCGCCACTTCGAAAAAAATCAACATGGATTTACCGACATTTCAAGTATCTGCAGGGCTTAGTTGTTCAAATTGTGATTTGGGCTTATGACTGTTAAACGAGAGTTTTCAGATGATAGcataatttgaatttgaaaatatattattagCTATAGAGAATTTTAGAAGTTGATTAAAAACTTCATTTTCTACCAAAACACTCTTTTTTTGGTGAAGATATAATCACAGATTTTGCAGCAAaagtgaaatgaaaatttctctaatcatgtgattaagctgctaaccttttgaacaactgacGGTCCCTAAAATGTAATAATTGAAAGTTCGATATACGCAAAACTTTCATCATGCAAGAACTCCAGATATGGACGTAATGCTACAGAGAATTCAGGTTTGTAGCTTTTCTTGATGGTATctataaatgttttctttaaacCATGTCCATATATCGCAGATACATGAATTTTGTTTAGTGtggttgtttatatatatattgttggttgattattatatatagattactCACTTTTTAAAACCAGCAGCCTCCGTGACTAATTTATCTAATATTTCGACCTGCAACGTAAAAAGGAAATCATATAACCTcatgtttacattttgtgactACACACGATGGTTAACAactgaaacacaaataataaacaatgaGTCAAACTATAAAAATACGTATGTTACAGCAACTGACCAAGTTTGAACAGAAGTTGaggtggattttttttttttttttttttttttttattattcactGTTTTGTAAATTTCCTAGGTGCTCGCTCCAAACGGCATTATTGTGTATTGTAAGCAATCCTGACACCAAATATCTGCATTGTATCTGgatagtaatatttttttaataagtacgtatgtatataaaatatagtacaaACAAACCACATGTTTTATTTCCCTTTAAGGATACGGCTAGACAGTTATTTATCATGACCTACCTTTTCATCACTACCATCAAACAGTGACAGGAAGCTGGCCTGGGTTCCTGTGGTCCCCTTCACGCCTCTAAACCGGATGTTGTTCCGCACTGTCTCCAAGTTCCTAACGTCCATTAAAAGGTCCTGTACCCAAACACATGCTCTTTTCCCCACTGTAGTTAGTTGTGCGGGTCTAAATCAATAAAAAACGAACGATTTTGTATGTTATGGAataatgttaattttaaaatcacaTAACAGCAATTCAGGTTCATAAAAATCGTTTTGATTTTAAACTTCAATCTGTTGGTTTCTCTGTATGGGAGACGTTTTCCAAAAAActaatttatgtttatttaaaaaaaacccactgtgGGTATATGTGTGAAATACAGTACAAACTTTGTACATCGTACATCAGTAAACATACTCACTGAAGATGTGTGTAGGAGAGGCAGGGCTGACTTTTATACTCTTCAGCAAACACTGATAGCCTTTGTATGCATCTGGCAAGCTATGGAAAAAATAAGAGATACCACCATTATTTTTGTTGTATCAACACTCAACATAG
Coding sequences:
- the LOC138313853 gene encoding adenylosuccinate lyase-like; protein product: MDSPRNRQNYGSRLSNISKVDVNVSPLDLNNVPPEHLKYRSPLVSRYAGPEMAYNFSEMKKFTTWRKLWTWLAKAERHLGLDITEEQISQMEQNINNIDFERATQEEKRVRHDVMAHVHTFGACCPSALPIIHLGATSAYVGDNTDLIVMRDGFDILLPKLARCIQRLSVFAEEYKSQPCLSYTHLQPAQLTTVGKRACVWVQDLLMDVRNLETVRNNIRFRGVKGTTGTQASFLSLFDGSDEKVEILDKLVTEAAGFKKNFLICGQTYSRKVDVDCLSALASMGSSVHKICTDIRLLASFKEVEEPFEKEHSGSVGVSYKRNPMRTERCCALSRHLMCLIQDPLMTASVQWMERTLDDSANRRVCLAEAFLTADIVLSTLHNVSDGLVVYPKVIDRRIRQELPFMATDAIVKAMIKAGGNRQECLEQIRSISQEAGIEIKQYGGDNDFLERIRKSSFFQPIHNCLDDIFDPKNFIGRAPNQVNRFLEEEVKPNIVTYANIIDDIAELDL